One genomic window of Caenorhabditis elegans chromosome I includes the following:
- the T22C1.12 gene encoding C6 domain-containing protein (Confirmed by transcript evidence) produces the protein MTIGSIFLVAFIISLVQAESVPVMCKCPVLKQVDAEVYAKMRAQQNMSIGEIPKFAPLDIDYGDDCTQVSITCLYPRFTRHRSSVYYTNGVNFSTVRRHDLSDKYSIRCNQMTGVWLSDENSEISYVPIVRCL, from the exons ATGACTATTGGTTCTATATTTCTGGTTGCTTTTATAATTTCTTTGGTTCAAGCTGAATCGGTCCCTGTAATGTGTAAATGTCCGGTACTGAAACAAGTGGATGCGGAAGTTTATGCAAAAATGAGAGCACAACAGAATATGTCGATTGGTGAGATTCCAAAGTTTGCACCATTGGATATTGATTATGGAGATGATTGTACTCAAGTTTCAATTACTTGTTTATATCCACGTTTTACAAGACATCGATCTTCTGTATATTATACCAATGGAGTT AATTTCTCAACAGTTCGCCGCCATGATTTGTCTGATAAGTACAGTATCCGATGTAACCAAATGACAGGAGTTTGGCTATCAGACGAAAATTCCGAGATTAGTTATGTGCCTATCGTCCGATGCTTGTGA